The sequence ATGTCTTGCGCTTCTTTGGCTCTGGTTCGGGAGTAGGTCGGACGGAAGGGGGTGGCAGAGAGGAAGCAGAGGAAGAAATTACAATAGGCTGAGAAGGAGTCCCAACGTTCCGAGGAGCAGGAGGAGGAGAGACAACCATCCTAACACCCCCAGACCTGGCTCGAGACTTTGCCTTGGCTTCCTGAACCCTCTGGTTGAGTTTCAGGTGCACCAGCTGGCCACCTCCCTCACACGTTTGGGTCAACCAACGTCATCCGGCCCACtgatctccggttacccatcgtaacatatGTATTCATGACTAATAAAAAAACAGGTTGAATTTTCTACCAATATACTATATATTAAAACGAGATgttaatatttatataaattgaaaaccgtacattatatttattttgtttaatggtttttaaccttttttttttatggttatgtacgaattaaaaattatatgttATAATTGATCTTTTATTTATGGTTTAtgacttctaatttcttgttattatgagattttaattaaaattttataattattgtgaACATTTTATAATGAGGACCATTTAAGCGGTAACATGATGAGTTNNNNNNNNNNNNNNNNNNNNNNNNNNNNNNNNNNNNNNNNNNNNCAACCAAAACACGGTTATAAAAGttattttaatcaataaaaattatTACTTTAATATGGCTAATAATTTAATATGAATTTTCAAATTCTCATTTTATACCATTCTAAACTGTTATTTTATCCATGTGAAAATAacgtttttaactatttttttaaatatagtcAATAATTATTGTCTTAAATGTAGTAATTgtgatgattttttaaaaaaactttttataatatttaaaatgacgtttaaaattataatattttttgaaaCCATTATTTTTAGAAAGCATTATCGTAATTATGAAAAATCCtcgttttaattaaaaaaagaaaaaagattgcaCTGACCGTAAACATATACGAAAGAAAATTATTATTGTAGAATTTGTCGATGAGggtgaaatttttattttattattgttttcaaTGGAGAACTGCATGCACCAACTAATTATAATTCCTTTGGTNAGGTGCAGCAAACgtgaaattgataattaaaattattagataataatttaattaaatttattaaattatttaatatctcttaaatattaattttatataaaattaactgTACATgaatttttacttaattttatatACTGTATTTGATGAAAGTCGTATGTAAGACTTAGGAGATGTATGGTGAAAatgaaattataattatttattgatATTCTTTTAACCAAAGTACAAATTTGACGGTGACAAAATTCCATGTCCCTTCCCTTTATCGGATGGACCTGATTTTTCGGTGAAAAATTGATGAGATTGTTTCCGAAAACTGTTTATACCCGCCGAATTCTGAAACCCTCCAAAGTTTTTATTAAGTACATTATTGGCGAATTTGTGTCTCAAATGACTTCTCCCACTACTTAAGACCTTGAATGTATTGTTCAATAACAGAATCAAAATCAGAGTCAACAAAGCCATGGTGCGTCTtgtcatcatcttcatcttcatttcAAAATACTCAAGAACTAACGAAACTAATTGAGAATTTGAGACAAAATAACTGTACGTTTTAGAAataaaaagatagaagaaatgaTATGTGCATGGTGAATAGAACAACTCCCTCTTATAGCACAGTGATGGTATTAAATTATTGTAGGACTAATATTCATCCTCTCAATTTAATGTccattcttttttattcttttgacTGTCAATTAATGTTCATTCTTCGTTCTTTATCTATACTAGAGTATTCtatgataaataaaatatttaatattataaatacTGTACAAAATTTGaaatctaaatattaaaaataattaaattaaattttagtctagcatcatttttaaatttttttaaacccTCGTTTCGCTTTGAATAGCACGTGGCAAACGTTGGATATTGATTCTCCCCACGTCAAGAACCAATTAGTTTCTATTTGGTTTGGAGACTGGAAAACGAAAAAAAGAAATTCCGTTGCCGGGACTTGAACCCGGGTCTCTCGGGTGAGAGCCGAGTATCCTAACCACCTAGACTACAACGGATTTGTTGGTTAGTTTCGTTCTCAAATTTATTAATatctataattattattattattattattgttattagagCTTCATCACTGTTCTGCAAAATCTACTGATGAGATATAAGAGCAATGACCAAGATATTGAtgaattattattgttgattATGTCGCCTGATACCAGCCCTTATCCAGTTATCTATCTTCTTTCAGTTTAATTGAAAAATGCATTCCTCTAACCGTACTCACCTCATTAAAtgttaaaatatcaaaatattttataGCATCAACAAAATTGTTTATGTTGTTTCTTGCACTAATATTATGTTTCCATCCATCTCTCTAAATATTATATCTGACGTAATGATTTACcattttaattatttgttttttttttcaaattaagtttttCACAAATCAAATattccatttttatttttctaggagTGCTGTAAAGTTGATATTACTGTTTTCACACATCAAATTGATATTGTTATTGCTGCTAGCTAGTTACTCCTGTAACAAATTTTACATTCTATGTTATTGTGCTTACAAATTACATTTTTATtttaggaattaaattaaaaaatcgaGGTTCTAATGTTCTATTACCAGAAAGTGCTAGAAAGTAGGCTATATGGAGTGAACAATATAATAAGGACGAGTAATTTTTTCATGATGaagatatttattatatatttctaattttaGAGTCAAAATGTGTTATATGTCacttttttttattgtaattggAATCAAATTTTTTTCTCCAAAATGAAAGAATTTTTCTTTCCTCactaattttacaatcaaaatgtTCCACATGCCACtctctcattgtaattgaaattaaatccttccctccaaaattaaggaattctttctttttctttactaATTTTAGAACAAAAATGTGCTacatgtcactccctcattgcaaattgaaatcaaatctttccctccaaaattaaagagttcttccCTCCTCCCTAttctctcttcctttctctatttctctcattccttcaaccactctatctattttatatatttttatcaatatcaatgattaattactaatttgacaatcaaaatgtgcagAGCTAAGCCTCAGAGTGGTCCCTAAAATTACATGTGTGCTTCATAGTAGTCCCTAAATTTAATAGTTACCCATATTggtccctgaagttgcactctGGGACTCAGTGTCGTCCTTCCGGCACATTCCCTCCAGCTGGTGTGACCGGAAAGCTGATCTGGATAACTTGGTGACACGCTGGCGACGCTAAAATGACGTAGTATTGTTGGTAGCTCGTAAATGCCCTAAAACGATGTTATTTCACTCCAAAATTGCTTTTGAAGAATCCCCCATCAAACGTTAACGTAACGTATTGTCTCCTCCCTCTCAAAATACAACACAAACAGAATCTTTTCTCCTCCCCTGTACTCATCAATGGCGGTGGTGTGATTGTTGTAATTGGTGCAATTTCGTTGGAACATGACTGCTTTAGAGGACCGGATTTCGTCATTTGCATCAAACGAAGACTGTACTGAAGGCTGGTTTCTCTGAAAGAGGTAAGAAAAAAATAACGTGATAAAAGGAGTCtctattttttgttattgttgttagtTTAATGTCTTCAGTAGTTAGAAATAATTTTTTGGAGTGTAATGTGTGAGTATGCATGTTTGTGTTTCGCAATGTTTGCTAGAGTTTGATTGAAACTAGCTTTCTGAGTGGTTAGGCTAATGAAATTGTTGACTGGATAAGGGTTGTTTGTCATTGTGAAAAGCTGTTTCTTATCTGTTAGAGTTTGCTGCATTTACAGTTGATGTGGTTTCCAACTTGTTAATGTGGTTGAAGATGATGAGGTTGATCAtgaaattttgtttttaaattgcAGATGGGTGATCCTTTGATTACCATCATATTTCACCATGGATGGTCATTTGTCAAAGAGCGTGATGGAAGTGTGAATTACAGTGGTGGATAGATTTCTGAGTTGCCGAGAATTGACGTAGACACACTGGATGTATTTTTTGTCCAAGACTACTATAAGAGAATTGAGTATGACAATGTGACTCACTGTTGGTGGCTAGTGCCTAATAGGCCATTGCAAAGTGATCTTAGAGCTGTGACACATGACAAAGAGCTCATGGAGATGTGTTACCTTgctcagaagaacaagaaaattgtCTATGTGTACTATGAACATGGAGTCTCTGAACCTGTGTTTGATGAGAAATCATCCAAAAGCAAGGAGTTAATAGTGCTACAAGACCCTATTCCACATTTATACCCCACCATCAATGTCATAGCCAATACAATTTTTACCACATCACCATCAACTCCAATTCCAGAGCCAACTCACACCACTAGCCCCAAAACAATTCCCACCACATCACCACCAATTCTAATTTCAGAACCAATACACACCACCATTCCTACTCCAACAACAATCCCCACAACTAAGCCTGTTGGTAAAGGTATTTCAAGACCAAAGCATAAGACTCAACCTATTGCAACTTCTGTTAGTAATTCCAAATCATCACACAAAAAAATGGCAGCACCCACTGCTGCTGCTCCTACTATTAAGCCAACCCCACCACCAAAAATAATGGCCAAACACACAGCTGCTACTAGTACTAAGCCCAACTCACCACCAAAAATAATGGCCCAATCCACTGTTACTCCTACTACCAGGCCCAACCCACCACCAAAATCAACGACCCAGCCTACTTCAAAACCTCTAATAAGATCAgcatcacaaaaataaaaaaggtttGATATACCAAAGAAAGGCCCTCAAAGAGTCCAAAATGCAGCATCACATGTAAGGAGGCCTTTAACAAGATCAGCTGCAATTGAAACCTGAAACTGTGTTTGTGATCTTGTCTAGTGAGGAAGAATCTTCAGACAGCTATGACAGTTATGACAGTGTAGAGGACGAACCATATAGGCCTGCTGGTGATGATGTATCTAGTGAGGAAGAAGAAGTGATTGTGAAGAGATCAATTAGAAAGAAGAGTGATGTTAAAAAGAGGATTACAACAGATAAGAAAGAAGTTAACGAAAAGAGGGATGTTATTCTTGAGGATGATGGTCTTGTGTGTGCAGACTCAGGGTCTGAAGATGATGAATTATTTTTTGGCCCGATTCCTAAAGTTGGTGAAATGGCACCATATTATGATGCTCAAGATGGAGCTTATGATGAATCTAATGGTGGATAGTCTTGGCACTCTGAGAAAATGAAGACTCCACCGAATTCTGAGGATGAGTTGGAGGAGGTTGATTCAGATGAGGTGTTTCCTGTGTTTAGGGGAGGAGGAAGGTTTGGTGAGCTTAAACTAGAGGTTGGAATGAAATTTAATTCGAAGATGGAATTTAAGGAGGCTGTTTGTGAGTACTATATCCAGGAGAGAAGGCAGATCTGGTGGAAGAAGAATGACAATTTAAGGATGAGGGCTATGTGTAAGGGAGAGGGCTGTGGCTGGCTTGTATATGCTTCCCGGGATAGTGAGGGTAATTGCTGGCAGATCAAGACATTTATGGACGATCACACTTGTCCTAGAGAGACTAAGAACAGGTTAGCTAACAGGAAGTGGCTAGGTTGCAAAATTGGTTAGGAAATTAAGAAAATATCCCAATCTTAAACATTGTGAAGCTGCACAGTACTTTAAGAGCAAGTGTGACTTGGACCTCAACAAGTCTTCACTGACAAGGGCTCTAAGGGCTGCTAGGGCCGTAGTGTATGCAGATGCTGCTGCCCAGTATGGTATGGTTAGAGATTACGGGTTAACATTACTGAAAACTAATCCTAGCTCCACTATTAGTATTGGTGTTAGACCTCATCCCAATCTTGATGAAGATCCAACTTTTGATAGGATGTACATTTGCCTTGATGGGTGTAAAAGAGGGTTCAAGGCTAGCTGCAGACCACTTATAGGCTTGGATGGAGCATTTCTAAAAACACAACATGGTGGTCAAATTCTCTCTACCACTGGTCAAGACGCAAACAATCACATTTATGTGATTGCTTATGCAATAGTGTTCATCAAAAACATAGAGAATTGGCAATGGTTTCTGGAATTACTGCATCAAGACTTGGGTGATTACAAACAACATGGTTGGTGTTTTATTTCAGACATGCAAAAGGTATTGTTGTTGTTTATTGCTAGATATCTTAACTAATGGTAGTGATTCTTAGATATTACTGCTGAGTAGTAAATCCCTTTACTGTTGTTTATTGTTGATTACTGTTTTATATGTGTGCTGAGTAATAAATCTGTTTACTGCTATTTAGAACAATTGAGTAGTTGTTGTATATATTGGATACTGCATAGTTGATGATTACTTTATAGGAGTAGTATCTGTTTACTCTGTTGAGAGGCCAATGTGATGTCACTTACACAACTTTAGGGACCACTCTGAGTTCATTGATAGAACATTAGGGACTTTTTTGAGGCTCGATTTGAAACTTTTGTACTGGATTTTTTGTTATGCAAGGTCTTATCCATGCAGTTCAGGATGTGTTTCCAAATGTTTATCACATATTCTGTGTATGACATTTATGGAGGAATTTCAACAAATAGTGGAAGGATAATCAGCTTAGAGGTTTGCTTTAGGAGTGTGAAAGGTCTACGACTCAAGAAGGATTCGTCGAAGGGATGAAAAATTGGAGAAGCTAAATAAGGATGCATGGACTTATCTATGCAAATGGCCAAAGAACTCATGGAGCAGGGCATTCTTCAGCAGTGCACCTAAAATGGACAACATCTGCAATAATACATGTGAGGTTTTCAACTCACAGATCAAAGAACCTAGAGCCAAGCCTATTATCACACTGTTGGAGGAGGTCAGGATGTATGCCATGAGATCTATAGCCAGAAACAAGGTGAAGTTGAAGAACAACGTCAGGATCCTACCTCCAATACAGCGAAGCAAgttggaaaagataagaaaataataaaaaaattgggtTCCCATGTGATCTAATGATGCAGATTATGAAATATTTGAAGTTCATAGGTGGCCTACCAATATGGCTGTGGACTTGGGTAAGAGATCATGCACATGTGACTTTTGGCAACTAAGTGGTATGATTTTtttatgcatattttttaatttttttattcttgattTGCATTTGAAATTTTGTTTATGTATGGTTGTGATGTTCTGTGTAGGAATGTCATGTGTGCATGCATATGCCGCTTTGGCCAGGACTGGTAAAAAGTCAGATGAATCCTGTCATCACTGGTTAACCATGGAAGCATACAACAACACCTATACCTTCCATATAAATCCAATTCCTGGTCAGACACTGTGGGAGAAATCACCACATAATAGACTTCAAGCACCAAagttcaagaagaagaaaagaagaaaggatgCTGATGAGGAGCCAAGTAGAGGCAAGAAGCAGAATAACTCCATGAAAAGAGTTTATAAAAAAGGACATTGTCGCTATTGTGGTGAAACAGGTCACACCAAGAGGAATTGTTGTAAGAGGGCCGTTGACGAAGAATCAGCTGCTGTGGCTGCTGCAGCTACTGCTGATACTGATGCTAATGGAGGTGAGGACAACAATTCTGCTCTAACTGCTGCTGTAAATGGTGGTGATGCCCCACCTATGCCACAGGATCAGGTCGAGATTCAGCTTGATCTTAATCAGCCTGTTTTGTCAGAAACTGATGACTCGCAACAGGTTCGTAATATtactcttttaaatttttttagtcaCTTTAAATGTTTCGTGTTTTATACATAGGTGCAACCCCCTTTTGTTCGGCCAACCAAACTGCCTTCTAAGAGAAAGTTGTCCACACCCGAAAAGAACACTCCATCAACAAGCACACCAGCTGCTACCACCTAACCAACCAGCACCCCATCTGCAAGCACTCCATCTGCAAGTACTCCATCTTCAAACCCTCTCCCAACAAGTAGTCAGCCTGCAAGCACTCAAACAGCAAGCAATCAACCAGCAAGCATAATGAGATTTGTGCCTAATCCTGGATTCAAGTCACCCAGAACCAAGAATTAATGACTTAGATTATTATGTTTAGGGACAGATGGTGTATTTATTTGTCTGTTTGGGTGAAGTAATCTACTGTGTATGCTTTTTTAATTAGAATCCCAATGTTGGAGATTTTAGTGTTGAAAACTTATGAGACTTATGTTTTGACAACTCTGATATACTTGGTGACTATTGTTCTGGCTTTATAATACCTTATTTTGGATGTAATCACTACATTATGAAACATGAATTATGACTTTCTTCAAGAGATCTGTGTCaaacttttttgttttattttgttctctTATATGCAATTAAGATCCATTCCAAGCACTGTCAATTTCCATTTTGTTGACAAGAATTATATTTTGGATGAATAAATTGGTAGTTCATATTGTTTCTCCAATTTCTAAAATATGCAAGCACAGTA is a genomic window of Arachis ipaensis cultivar K30076 chromosome B06, Araip1.1, whole genome shotgun sequence containing:
- the LOC107646303 gene encoding uncharacterized protein LOC107646303, which codes for MKTPPNSEDELEEVDSDEVFPVFRGGGRFGELKLEVGMKFNSKMEFKEAVCEYYIQERRQIWWKKNDNLRMRAMCKGEGCGWLVYASRDSEAAQYFKSKCDLDLNKSSLTRALRAARAVVYADAAAQYGMVRDYGLTLLKTNPSSTISIGVRPHPNLDEDPTFDRMYICLDGCKRGFKASCRPLIGLDGAFLKTQHGGQILSTTGQDANNHIYVIAYAIVFIKNIENWQWFLELLHQDLGDYKQHGWCFISDMQKVLSMQFRMCFQMFITYSVYDIYGGISTNSGRIISLEVCFRSVKDYEIFEVHRWPTNMAVDLGKRSCTCDFWQLSGMSCVHAYAALARTGKKSDESCHHWLTMEAYNNTYTFHINPIPGQTLWEKSPHNRLQAPKFKKKKRRKDADEEPSRGKKQNNSMKRVYKKGHCRYCGETGHTKRNCCKRAVDEESAAVAAAATADTDANGGEDNNSALTAAVNGGDAPPMPQDQVEIQLDLNQPVLSETDDSQQVQPPFVRPTKLPSKRKLSTPEKNTPSTSTPAATT